Genomic window (Myxococcales bacterium):
TCGCTGAGTTCTTTGTCGTGAAGCAGCAGTATTCTGGGAGCTGAATCGTCCAGATCCACCACACCCTCTCTCTCGTATTGGCTTTGTGAAATCGCCTCTAGCGGAGATAGAATCGGTATAACGGCTCCAGAGCTGAAGTGAAGGAAGACACAATTGGTGTGAACCCCATGCGCAACTGCCGCGTTGGAGAGGGAGAAACCGATTCGATAGCGTTGCAGCGTGCGGAAAATGGCCGACAACGATCTCGAAATTGCTCCCTACCTGACGCTTCCCGAGGCGGAAATTCGCGAGGCTGCGAGCCGCTCAAGCGGACCCGGGGGCCAACACGTCAATAAATCCAACACCCGGGTCACCCTGCGCTGGAACGTCCGGTACAGCCAGGTCCTGAACAGCCGTCAGCGAGCCCTGTTGCTGGATAAGTTGAGAGTTCGACTCACGCTGGAAGGGGATCTCGTCGTCAACGCAGACCGTACTCGCAGCCGGGCGCGCAACCGGGAACACGCCCGGGAGCGAATTGTCGAGCTGGTGCGCGAGGCCCTTGTCGAGCCAGAAGTGCGACGCCCAACAAAGCCCAGCCGTGCCTCGAAGATTCGAATTCGCAAAGAAAAAACGAATCGCAGCGTGGTCAAGCGCCATCGCGGCCGGGTGTCGCGCGACGATGATTGAGTGAGTCGAGCAGCGCGCCAATGACTTGGACAGACCCGGTGCTGAGGGTTTACCCCCCACAAAATGCGGTTATGTCCCTATTGTGGTCGCCCTTCGTGTAGACGACGAGATCCACTGCATCGCAGAATGAATCGCGTATCACGTCCTCAACTACCCATAGAGATAAATCGGGGGTTTGCATGGCTGCACGACGAAAGACGACAGCAAAACGATCGGCGGGAACAGCCCGCAAGAAGAAGCGGCCGTCAAAGGCCAAGAAGAAGGCGACCTGGGGTGGTCGTCGCACCGGAGCAGGCAGACCCATCGGTTCGGGCTCAGGTCCTTCGCCCAACTCGCGCAAGAATCGGGTGGCCGTGATGTTTACCGACACCGAACTCGACAAGCTCAACAGCCTTGCGAAGAAGCAGAAGCTCCCCGTAGCGACCGTGGCCTACCGCTTGATCGAGCGCTCCTTGAAGCGCGCCTAGGTGCCTGAATAGTTTTTTCTGGCACTTCCCGCGGCCAGTGGTCGCGCTGCTGGCCCAGGAACTGAATTTCGGGGTCTTTCTACTCCGCGCAGGTGTTGTACTGTGGGGTCCCCGACGGGACGTATCGTTTTACCCCCCCAATTAGGCTACGGGCTGCGCTTCCGACCTGTTGGAAGTAGACTCCGGCGCCGTCAGATCAGGGTGTTGTGCACACGGCCGGGACAAAGGCTTCGAACCGATTACCGGAATGATGCAGACGCGAGCGCCGCTGCAGGCGAACAAGGGGAAGCCCAATGGCCAAGAAGAGTAAGACCGGTGTATTGAAGCGACTTCGCGAGGTCAAGAAGGCCGAGAAAGCGGCGCTCAAGCGCGAGGAACTGCGTCTACGCAAGGAAATGGGCCCGGGCCCCTCGACCCAGACGGAAGTAAAAACGGAGCCCCTGATCGCCACGGCTGATGATCTTGCGGGCTACGGATTCCCAGTAGCGGGCGAAGACGAAGAAGAGATCGAAGGCTAAGAGCCCTGGCTCGGGTGAGTGCAGACCAGGTTTCGATCTCCCCAGGCATTGTCGACGCGTCCGACCGGTGGCCAGTACTTGAATTCACGCGTCCACGGCGCCGGGTAGGCCGCGAGTTGTCGCGAGTAGCCGTGGGTCCATTCGTCGCCGGTGACTTCCTGTGCCGTGTGTGGCGCATTCTTGAGCGGGTTGTCGACCCGATCCAGTACACCCGATTCGATGGCGCGAATCTCTTCGCGAATCGCGATCAGTGCGTCGCACAACCGGTCCATCTCGCCTCGGGTCTCGCTTTCGGTCGGTTCGATCATCAGGGTCCCGGGCACCGGAAAGCTCATGGTCGGTGCGTGAAAGCCGTAGTCCATCAAGCGCTTGGCGATATCTTCGACCAGCACACCACTGCTCGCTTCAAAAGACCTGCACTCGATGATGAACTCGTGGGCGACCAGACCAGCAGGCCCAGTAAACAGCACCTCGTAGTCGCCGGTCAGGCGCTGTGCCATGTAGTTGGCGTTGAGGATCGCTACCTGGGTCGCGGTCTTGAGACCGGCTGCCCCCATTAGCGCGATATAGACCCAGCTGATCGGCAAGATGCTCGGGCTGCCATATGGTGCCGCGGCCACCGCTCCCTCGCCGTCGATCGGGTTGCCGGGCAGGAACGGGCGCAGGTGTTCCCGGGCGGCGATCGGACCCATCCCCGGTCCCCCACCGCCGTGTGGGATCGAGAACGTCTTGTGCAGATTGAGGTGACATACGTCGGCCCCGATCATGCCGGGGGAAGTCAAGCCCACCTGTGCATTCATGTTGGCCCCGTCCATGTACACCTGGCCGCCAGCCTGGTGCACCGTCTGGCAAATCTCCTGGATGGGGAGTTCGAATACGCCATGGGTCGACGGGTAGGTGATCATCAACGCGCCGAGGGTCTCGCTGTATTCTTCGGTCTTGGCCAAAAGGTCGTCGAGATCGACGTTGCCCTTGGCATCGCAAGCCACCGGCACGCACGAAAAGCCGGCGATGGTCGCACTCGCCGCGTTGGTGCCGTGGGCAGATACTGGGATCAGGCAGATCTTTCGCCCCTGTTCTCCGCGAGATTCGTGATAGCGACGGATCGCGAGCAGCCCGGCGAGTTCGCCCTGGGAACCGGCGTTGGGTTGAAGGGAAACTGCCGGCAGTCCCGTAATGCTCGCTAACCAAGACTCGAGCTGGGCAAACAATTTTGCGTAGCCCCGAGTCTGGTCTTCGGGTGCGTAGGGATGCATGCGCCCAACCTCTGGCCAGCTGAGGGGCAGCATCGCACTGGTGGGGTTGAGTTTCATGGTGCATGAGCCCAATGGGATCATGGAAGCATTGAGCGAGAGATCCTTCGATTCGAGCCGATGGATGTAACGCAGCATTTCGGTTTCGGAGCGATAGAGATGGAACACCTCGTGGCGAAGGAAGTCACTCGTGCGAGCGAACCGCTCGGGAATCGCAACCTCGGCTCGTTCAAAAAGATCGTCGAGGTCGAGAGCTTCAGCATCGACCGGGCCCAGCGCGGCGAGAATGTTGCGCAGATCTTCCGAGTTGGTCGTCTCATCGAGCGCGATGCCAATGCTGTCGTCTTCGTAGCGCCGCAGGTTGATGCCGCGCTCTGCCGCCGCCGCGATGAGTTCGACCCCCGAGCGATCGCTCCGCACCCGCAACGTGTCGAAGAAGGGCCGGTCGAAAACCTCGAGGCCGAGTTCGCGAAGTCCGAGAGCCAGGGCTGCCGCGTGGGCGTGGATGCGAGCGGCGATCCGCCGCAAGCCGTCGGGCCCGTGATAGACCGCGTACATCCCCGCCATGATGGCGAGCAGGACCTGTGCAGTGCAGATATTGCTCGTCGCCTTGTCTCGCCGGATGTGCTGCTCGC
Coding sequences:
- the gcvP gene encoding aminomethyl-transferring glycine dehydrogenase; the protein is MTKNTTPGESTGSPQAVDTFPHRHLGPRAGEIEAMLVELGHSSLDALCKAAVPEAIHLKEPMALDSHARQPSGEFALLEALKEMMSENRVMRSCIGMGFSDTIVPPVIQRNILENPGWYTQYTPYQAEISQGRLEALLNFQTAISDLTGFPLCNASLLDESSAAAEAMAMCRAATHGKKSGFFVCSDCHPQTIAVVRTRAAGLGLTVHVGTAGSIDVEAMDLCGVLVQYPTTDGAIVDPTSIVETAHAAGALVVMVCDLLSLVMLKPPGEFGADIAVGLTQRFGVPMGFGGPHAAFIATQQKYSRKLPGRLVGISRDRHGNLAYRLALQTREQHIRRDKATSNICTAQVLLAIMAGMYAVYHGPDGLRRIAARIHAHAAALALGLRELGLEVFDRPFFDTLRVRSDRSGVELIAAAAERGINLRRYEDDSIGIALDETTNSEDLRNILAALGPVDAEALDLDDLFERAEVAIPERFARTSDFLRHEVFHLYRSETEMLRYIHRLESKDLSLNASMIPLGSCTMKLNPTSAMLPLSWPEVGRMHPYAPEDQTRGYAKLFAQLESWLASITGLPAVSLQPNAGSQGELAGLLAIRRYHESRGEQGRKICLIPVSAHGTNAASATIAGFSCVPVACDAKGNVDLDDLLAKTEEYSETLGALMITYPSTHGVFELPIQEICQTVHQAGGQVYMDGANMNAQVGLTSPGMIGADVCHLNLHKTFSIPHGGGGPGMGPIAAREHLRPFLPGNPIDGEGAVAAAPYGSPSILPISWVYIALMGAAGLKTATQVAILNANYMAQRLTGDYEVLFTGPAGLVAHEFIIECRSFEASSGVLVEDIAKRLMDYGFHAPTMSFPVPGTLMIEPTESETRGEMDRLCDALIAIREEIRAIESGVLDRVDNPLKNAPHTAQEVTGDEWTHGYSRQLAAYPAPWTREFKYWPPVGRVDNAWGDRNLVCTHPSQGS
- the arfB gene encoding aminoacyl-tRNA hydrolase, producing MADNDLEIAPYLTLPEAEIREAASRSSGPGGQHVNKSNTRVTLRWNVRYSQVLNSRQRALLLDKLRVRLTLEGDLVVNADRTRSRARNREHARERIVELVREALVEPEVRRPTKPSRASKIRIRKEKTNRSVVKRHRGRVSRDDD